One Phocaeicola dorei genomic region harbors:
- a CDS encoding peptidylprolyl isomerase: protein MISNKILLICLAFIALTACSAGSKKQTNHHMENEKRTLVKLETTMGNITVALYNETPKHRDNFIKLVKEGVYDSTLFHRVIKQFMIQAGDPDSKNASDTAMLGSGDVGYTIPAEFNPKFFHKKGVLAAARQGDDVNPEKASSGCQFYIVTGRKFTEPQLLGMENKINEQHEEALFDSLARQHMKEIYKMRKAGDNAGLLELQDTLEAQARELADKEEKFRFTPEQIKAYSTVGGAPHLDGSYTVFGEVTEGMKVVENIEIAKTNRADRPVENIRILKASIQ, encoded by the coding sequence ATGATTTCAAACAAAATTTTACTAATATGCCTGGCCTTCATCGCATTGACTGCATGCAGCGCCGGCTCGAAAAAACAAACGAATCATCATATGGAAAATGAAAAGCGTACCCTAGTGAAACTGGAAACCACCATGGGGAATATCACAGTGGCCCTGTATAATGAAACACCGAAACATCGTGATAACTTTATCAAACTGGTAAAAGAGGGAGTATATGACAGTACGTTGTTCCACCGGGTTATCAAACAATTCATGATCCAGGCCGGCGATCCGGACAGCAAAAACGCATCGGATACCGCCATGCTGGGCAGCGGTGATGTGGGTTACACCATTCCCGCCGAATTCAATCCGAAATTCTTCCACAAGAAAGGAGTATTGGCGGCAGCACGCCAGGGTGATGATGTGAACCCCGAAAAGGCTTCATCGGGTTGCCAGTTCTATATTGTTACCGGACGCAAGTTCACCGAACCGCAACTGCTGGGCATGGAGAACAAAATAAACGAACAGCACGAAGAGGCCCTGTTCGACAGTCTAGCACGCCAGCACATGAAGGAAATATACAAGATGCGCAAGGCGGGCGACAATGCCGGATTACTGGAATTGCAGGACACACTGGAAGCCCAAGCCCGTGAACTGGCGGACAAAGAAGAGAAATTCCGCTTCACCCCCGAACAGATCAAAGCATACAGCACCGTAGGCGGCGCTCCCCACCTGGACGGTTCTTATACCGTATTCGGTGAAGTAACCGAAGGCATGAAAGTAGTGGAGAATATTGAAATAGCAAAAACGAACCGCGCAGACCGCCCTGTAGAGAATATCCGGATTCTCAAGGCCAGTATTCAGTAA
- a CDS encoding DUF1893 domain-containing protein, with translation MLEDIIRLLHEGKHSLVVSNGEVRTFDRRGVADLYALLQEDSDFLKGASVADKVVGKAAAALMILGEVGELHADVVSRPALDLFADSGVRVSYGTEVPHIINRTKTGWCPLETCCRYCLTPQDCLVRIEEFITLQSKRMNSDK, from the coding sequence ATGCTGGAAGATATCATCCGATTACTGCATGAAGGGAAACATTCTTTAGTCGTTTCCAACGGAGAAGTCAGAACTTTCGACAGACGCGGTGTGGCCGACCTGTATGCCCTGCTGCAGGAAGATTCCGATTTCCTGAAAGGAGCTTCCGTTGCGGACAAAGTCGTAGGCAAGGCGGCTGCGGCGCTGATGATTTTGGGAGAGGTCGGAGAGCTCCATGCGGACGTGGTCAGCCGTCCGGCCCTCGACTTGTTTGCCGATAGCGGGGTACGCGTCAGTTACGGTACGGAAGTCCCGCACATTATCAACCGTACAAAGACGGGATGGTGCCCGCTGGAAACTTGTTGCCGGTATTGCCTTACTCCACAGGATTGTCTCGTCCGAATTGAAGAGTTTATAACATTACAATCTAAAAGAATGAATTCAGATAAATGA
- a CDS encoding M16 family metallopeptidase — translation MININRYTLSNGLRVIHNEDNTTQMVALNLLYDVGARDEDPDHTGFAHLFEHLMFGGSVHVPDYDTPVQNAGGENNAWTNNDITNYYITLPRQNVETGFWLESDRMLSLDFNPRSLEVQRQVVIEEFKQRNLNQPYGDASHLLRALAYKVHPYQWPTIGKEISHIANATLEEVKAFFFKYYAPDNAILAVTGHITFEETVALAEKWFGPIPRRNVPPRSLPAEPRQTEERRLTVERNVPVDALFMAFHICERRHPDYYAFDMLSDLLSSGRSCRLVQHLVQKKQVFNSIDAYISGSIDEGLFHITGKPAPGVTLEAAETAVWQELKALTEESVDEDELEKVKNRYESEQIFNNLNYLNVATNLAYFELTGKAEDINNEVNKYRSVTAGQIKEAAQKTFVRENCSTLYYKSNLPT, via the coding sequence ATGATTAACATTAACCGATACACCTTGTCTAACGGGCTGCGTGTGATACACAATGAGGACAATACAACCCAGATGGTGGCACTGAACCTGCTGTACGATGTGGGCGCACGCGATGAAGATCCTGACCATACCGGATTCGCCCATCTGTTTGAACACCTGATGTTCGGAGGCTCTGTCCATGTGCCCGACTATGACACTCCGGTACAAAATGCCGGAGGCGAGAATAACGCATGGACAAATAATGACATAACCAATTATTACATCACCCTCCCCCGTCAGAATGTGGAAACCGGATTCTGGCTGGAGAGTGACCGTATGTTGTCTCTCGACTTTAACCCGCGCAGTCTGGAAGTGCAACGGCAAGTAGTAATCGAAGAGTTCAAACAGCGAAACCTGAACCAGCCATACGGAGACGCCTCGCATCTGCTACGTGCCCTGGCTTATAAGGTGCATCCGTACCAGTGGCCTACCATCGGCAAAGAAATCAGCCACATAGCCAATGCCACCCTTGAAGAGGTAAAAGCTTTTTTCTTTAAATATTATGCACCGGACAATGCCATTCTGGCTGTAACGGGACATATTACTTTTGAAGAGACAGTGGCACTGGCCGAAAAGTGGTTCGGCCCTATCCCGCGCCGCAACGTACCCCCCCGCTCACTGCCGGCAGAACCCCGGCAAACGGAGGAACGCCGGCTGACAGTGGAGCGGAACGTGCCTGTAGACGCGCTCTTTATGGCATTCCATATCTGTGAACGACGCCATCCCGACTATTATGCTTTTGATATGCTGAGCGACTTGCTAAGTAGCGGACGTTCCTGCCGCCTGGTGCAGCATCTGGTGCAAAAGAAACAGGTATTCAACAGCATCGACGCCTATATCTCGGGCAGCATTGACGAGGGATTGTTCCATATCACCGGCAAACCCGCCCCAGGCGTCACGCTGGAAGCTGCCGAAACAGCCGTATGGCAGGAACTGAAGGCATTGACGGAAGAAAGTGTGGACGAGGACGAGCTGGAAAAAGTAAAGAACCGCTATGAAAGCGAACAGATATTCAATAACCTGAATTACCTGAATGTGGCTACCAATCTGGCTTATTTTGAACTGACCGGCAAAGCGGAGGATATTAACAATGAAGTAAACAAGTATCGCTCGGTCACTGCCGGACAGATAAAAGAAGCGGCACAAAAAACATTTGTGCGGGAAAATTGTTCCACACTCTACTATAAAAGTAATTTGCCGACCTGA
- a CDS encoding carboxymuconolactone decarboxylase family protein produces MKTKVASLALLLTLIFPIMAKSQVKIQQTAGRDALGEFAPEFARLNDDILFGEVWSRNNLLSLRDRSIVTVVALMSQGLTDSSFKYHLESAKKNGVTRTEIAEILTHAAFYAGWPKAWAAFRMAKEVWTGGNADSVAAGSLEAYAQTIIFPVGKPNDAYAKYFIGQSYTAPVVTDGVPVVNVTFEPGCRNNWHVHKATKGGGQTLVCVGGRGYYQEWGKEPVELHSGDAINIPAGVKHWHGAAPDSWFSHLAIEVPGENNSTEWLEPVGDEEYAKLK; encoded by the coding sequence ATGAAAACAAAAGTAGCATCATTAGCTTTATTATTGACTTTAATTTTTCCGATCATGGCAAAATCACAAGTAAAAATCCAACAGACTGCCGGACGCGACGCGCTCGGAGAATTTGCCCCCGAATTTGCACGTTTGAACGATGATATTCTTTTCGGGGAAGTATGGAGCCGGAACAATCTGCTTTCGCTCCGCGACCGTTCCATCGTAACCGTAGTGGCCCTGATGTCGCAGGGACTGACCGATTCCTCGTTCAAGTACCATCTCGAATCGGCGAAGAAGAACGGAGTGACCCGAACCGAGATAGCCGAAATACTCACCCATGCCGCATTCTACGCGGGCTGGCCGAAAGCGTGGGCGGCTTTCCGTATGGCAAAAGAGGTTTGGACCGGCGGTAATGCAGACAGCGTGGCGGCAGGTTCGCTCGAAGCCTACGCGCAAACTATCATTTTCCCCGTGGGGAAACCCAACGATGCCTATGCCAAGTATTTCATCGGTCAAAGTTACACGGCTCCCGTGGTAACGGACGGAGTCCCCGTGGTAAATGTGACTTTCGAGCCGGGCTGCCGCAACAACTGGCATGTGCACAAGGCAACGAAAGGCGGCGGTCAGACACTCGTATGCGTGGGCGGTCGCGGCTACTATCAGGAGTGGGGCAAAGAGCCGGTGGAACTACATTCCGGGGATGCAATCAATATTCCGGCAGGCGTGAAACATTGGCACGGGGCTGCTCCCGACAGCTGGTTCTCGCATTTAGCCATCGAAGTGCCCGGTGAGAACAACAGTACCGAATGGCTGGAACCTGTCGGTGATGAAGAATATGCCAAATTAAAATGA
- a CDS encoding DUF362 domain-containing protein, which translates to MKKIMSMIMAAMVFLTIGTGYVQAQDKTSDSASELPKVYLIKEITPENLVKIYEALGRKAEGKVAVKLSTGEPGGHNFLQPTLIAPLVRKMNGTIVECNTAYGGGRANTEAHLKAAADHGFTAIAKVDIMDADGEVSLPVKGGKHLKEDFVGKNYLNYDFTVVLSHFKGHAMGGFGGAIKNISIGIASSGGKAWIHSAGTTKDVSKVWGNLPEQDNFLESMAEAAKAVTDHCGDKILYISVANNLSVDCDCDSSPEDPRMGDIGILASLDPVALDRACTDLVRSSEDHGKIHLIERIDSRHGMHTLDYAEQLGMGSQKYELVELK; encoded by the coding sequence ATGAAAAAGATAATGAGCATGATAATGGCTGCAATGGTATTTTTGACCATAGGAACAGGATATGTACAGGCACAGGACAAGACATCGGATAGCGCATCTGAACTCCCAAAGGTCTATCTTATCAAGGAAATTACCCCGGAAAATCTTGTGAAGATCTACGAGGCTCTCGGTCGTAAAGCCGAAGGAAAGGTTGCGGTAAAACTCTCCACCGGCGAACCGGGCGGACATAATTTTCTCCAGCCGACACTCATTGCACCACTTGTACGGAAAATGAACGGCACAATCGTGGAGTGCAATACGGCCTATGGTGGCGGACGTGCCAATACGGAGGCACACCTCAAGGCTGCTGCCGACCACGGTTTTACGGCGATTGCGAAAGTGGACATCATGGATGCCGACGGCGAAGTGTCCCTGCCGGTAAAAGGCGGCAAGCACCTGAAAGAGGATTTCGTGGGCAAGAACTACTTGAATTACGATTTTACGGTTGTGCTGTCGCATTTCAAAGGTCATGCGATGGGTGGTTTCGGCGGCGCAATCAAGAATATCTCCATCGGCATCGCCTCGTCGGGCGGCAAGGCGTGGATTCATTCGGCAGGCACGACCAAGGACGTAAGCAAAGTCTGGGGTAACCTTCCCGAACAGGATAACTTTTTGGAGTCGATGGCCGAGGCCGCCAAAGCCGTCACGGACCATTGCGGCGATAAGATTCTCTACATCAGTGTGGCCAACAATCTTTCGGTGGACTGCGACTGTGACTCCTCGCCTGAAGATCCGAGGATGGGCGACATCGGTATCCTTGCCTCGCTTGACCCGGTAGCGCTTGACCGGGCCTGCACCGATCTGGTACGCTCCTCCGAAGACCACGGTAAAATTCACCTGATCGAACGTATCGACTCGCGCCACGGGATGCATACACTCGACTATGCCGAACAGCTCGGTATGGGAAGTCAGAAGTACGAACTTGTCGAACTGAAATAG
- a CDS encoding TonB-dependent receptor encodes MKKQHLLFATFILAGSLTVSGQTPDTADSLSAQRTLTIDEVVVTGTRHQTDIRHLSQTVSVVNRKRIEQSMQPSLLPVLTEQVPGLFTTSRGVMGYGVSNGAAGGISLRGLSGGNARLMVLIDGHPQYAGIFGHPIADAYQTLLADRVEVLRGPASVLYGSNAMGGVVNIVTRKMHEDGIRTHLHTGYGSYNTLETELTNRIRKGHFSSVISGSYNRTDGHRADMGFEQYGGYGRIGYEVTDHWNLRADVNVTHFNASYPGPVSAPLLDGDQHITRGMTSFAVENEYGKTSGALSFFYNWGDHWINDGYTPSAGEGPQDDRFNSYDDMMGISWYQSARFFKDNRITVGFDWFRYGGEAWSEYVSGEDAGTRSDLVDKHENEVAGYVDFRQDVGKWLTFNAGLRVDHHSRVGTEWVPQAGLAFHLPHTIELKASASKGFRYPILREMYMFPPQNPDLTPESMWNYEIAFSQRLLGGSLSYGINLFYIDGKNLIMTLPNPSGSGMLNQNSGEIDNAGVEAQVAYRFNKSWSVDANYSYLHMENPVIAAPEHKLYAGANFTQGRWSVSTGIQYIAGLYTSTDPATTEDFVLWNLRGQFRATPWLDIWARGENLLAQRYEINAGYPMPRATVMAGINLNF; translated from the coding sequence ATGAAGAAACAACATTTACTATTTGCAACATTCATATTGGCCGGAAGCCTGACCGTTTCGGGCCAAACACCTGATACGGCAGACAGCTTGTCAGCCCAAAGAACATTGACTATCGACGAAGTGGTCGTTACCGGAACCCGTCATCAGACGGATATACGCCACTTGTCGCAGACTGTTTCAGTAGTGAACAGGAAAAGAATCGAGCAGTCGATGCAGCCTTCCCTGCTCCCTGTGCTCACGGAACAGGTTCCGGGTCTGTTCACTACTTCGCGCGGCGTGATGGGCTACGGGGTCTCCAACGGGGCGGCAGGCGGTATTTCGTTACGCGGGTTAAGTGGCGGCAATGCCCGCCTGATGGTGCTTATTGATGGGCATCCACAATATGCCGGCATCTTCGGACATCCGATTGCCGATGCCTACCAGACGCTCCTGGCCGACCGGGTGGAGGTACTGCGTGGCCCGGCATCCGTACTCTACGGTTCGAATGCCATGGGTGGCGTAGTAAATATTGTGACCCGCAAAATGCACGAGGATGGGATTCGCACCCACCTGCACACAGGGTACGGTTCCTACAACACGTTGGAAACCGAACTGACGAACCGCATCCGCAAAGGGCATTTTTCGAGCGTCATCAGCGGCTCGTACAACCGCACGGACGGGCATCGTGCCGACATGGGATTCGAGCAGTACGGCGGTTACGGCCGGATCGGTTACGAGGTGACGGACCACTGGAATCTGCGTGCCGACGTGAACGTGACCCACTTCAACGCCTCTTATCCCGGCCCGGTATCGGCTCCGCTGCTGGACGGTGACCAGCACATTACACGGGGCATGACCTCTTTTGCCGTCGAAAATGAATACGGGAAGACTTCCGGTGCGTTGAGTTTCTTCTACAACTGGGGCGACCATTGGATTAACGACGGCTATACGCCTTCCGCAGGGGAAGGTCCGCAGGATGACCGCTTCAACTCGTATGACGACATGATGGGTATCTCATGGTATCAGAGCGCCCGGTTCTTCAAGGATAACCGCATCACCGTAGGCTTCGACTGGTTCCGTTACGGTGGCGAGGCATGGAGCGAATATGTGAGCGGAGAAGACGCGGGAACACGTAGCGATTTGGTGGATAAGCATGAAAACGAGGTGGCAGGCTATGTGGACTTCCGGCAGGATGTCGGGAAGTGGCTCACGTTCAACGCAGGATTGCGCGTTGATCATCATTCCCGTGTCGGAACAGAATGGGTGCCGCAGGCTGGATTGGCATTCCACCTGCCTCATACCATCGAACTGAAGGCTTCTGCCTCCAAAGGTTTCCGTTACCCGATTCTCCGTGAGATGTACATGTTCCCGCCGCAGAATCCCGACTTGACGCCGGAATCTATGTGGAACTACGAGATAGCCTTCTCGCAAAGACTGTTGGGTGGAAGCCTGTCGTATGGCATCAATCTCTTCTATATCGATGGCAAGAACCTGATTATGACCCTGCCCAATCCGAGCGGAAGCGGTATGCTGAACCAGAATTCGGGAGAGATAGACAATGCAGGCGTCGAAGCACAGGTCGCTTACCGTTTCAATAAGAGTTGGTCGGTGGATGCCAATTACAGCTACCTGCACATGGAGAATCCCGTGATTGCCGCTCCCGAACATAAGCTCTATGCCGGAGCAAACTTCACGCAAGGACGCTGGTCGGTATCGACGGGCATACAGTACATCGCCGGACTTTACACCTCGACAGATCCGGCTACAACCGAGGATTTTGTCTTATGGAATCTGCGCGGACAATTCCGTGCCACCCCATGGCTCGACATCTGGGCACGCGGAGAAAACCTGCTGGCACAGCGTTACGAAATCAATGCCGGATACCCGATGCCGAGAGCTACGGTGATGGCAGGTATAAATCTGAACTTTTAA
- a CDS encoding translocation/assembly module TamB domain-containing protein — translation MKKKQLRWTLWTIASPFILFIILCILIYLPPIQNFLVDKAAVYASEATGMNISVGRISLSFPLNLVVTDVDAASPHKDTLLSVRRLQVNVQLLPLLKKQVEVDGISLQGATVNSNDLIHGMRLNGTLGELFISSHGVALDPETAIVNKVLLKDTDLSLCLNDTAAADTAASDTTYWKIILQDIDLQNVSFALDMPLDSLSLAASLDNATLRDGLIDLHKSAYSLQTFRIKNGRVRYDSGRPSATASADSLSAGLDPSHIALTDIGVKLDSLYYEGRNMKAIISQFVLKERSGVEIVSTEGRLVSNDKVLRVPSLKLETRDSYLELNAAMDWDALDFKKEGLVSARLMADIGKPDVVRFMGSMDEKFIRKYPSEPLRIRTGIDGDLNKLKLTTLTAELPGALELFAKGELTSLTDSLLRGGDITLQAETKDLKFISTLAEGIEIPYGTRLEGKFTMAGPKMGTDLLLMQPEAHAVAVADTIPITVYNDSISVADDFKMERAARLFAKYDLSRDRYEADLAVNHFDLHQFMPADSLYTLSTRLKVEGEGFDFFSPRTYFNAKGGIDRFHYGSYHLTGISLAAGLEKSKVHASLAVKNWTMDIKAHLDGILKPHDVSGNLKMDVAHLDWQALHLMDTRFQTSQHLGVRFSSDLRKRYAVEAEMTNATIVTAKRTSHSKDLFVGFSTSRDSTSAYLRAGDLDLSLEGAGHIESISGRAEMLMKKLTEQWNSKHIEQEELREFLPGLCLRISSGPDNPIANYLSMMGLSYGRLFMDMDSSPTEGLNGEAYLYGLRTDSLVLDTIYLDVQQDMNGINLLSGVVNGPKPGQEAFDVTLEGNIGNNNAQLLVQYLNARKEQGVYMGVTADLRRHGIRMKVFPEHPTLVYRPFTVNRDNYIYLADNGRIHANLNLHDDQGSGLSFYTNREDTIAKQDMTFELSRINLKEFRRILPYMPDIEGWIGAEAHYIDSGPYMMVSSDLRVDEFKYEGSALGNWEFSGVYLPGEEKDHHLDAYIRRDGKEIAHLGGIYLPAAEGTGSLSADMAFEHFPLNVVNPFVPDRMVELNGDIDGTLSMKGDPAKPLLNGELALDSVTFFMPEMSAMFRFDNEPVQVVNSKMMFKDFDIFTKGKTPFTINGEVDFSDLERTAVNLKMHAENYELLNAPRTKRAMVYGKMYVDFNATLRGPVEELVMRGNMNILGKTNVTYVLKDSPLTVNDRLGDMVTFVNFNDTTSVEESSVQQISLGGMDVAMTMHIDQAVQARVDLVPDGSNYMLLEGGGDLSFQYTPQGDMLLTGRYSLMSGEMKYQIPIIPLKTFNIQNGSYVEWTGNIMNPQLNITATERVRASVGEDGKTSRIVGFDVGIALSQSLENLGLAFTLSAPEDASVQDQLNAMSVEERGKLAVTMLVTGMYMAEGNSTGGFNVNNALNSFLQSEISNIAGKALDINVGMETVDDADSGGKRTDYNFQFAKRFWNNRFRIVVGGKVSTGSTVQQDETFIDNVSIEYRLDNSGTRYVKLFHDKNYESVLEGEIIETGVGIVLRKKMSHLGELFIFKSKKKK, via the coding sequence ATGAAGAAAAAACAGCTTCGTTGGACATTGTGGACGATAGCATCTCCGTTCATTCTGTTCATCATTTTATGTATATTGATTTATTTGCCACCCATTCAGAACTTTCTGGTGGACAAAGCTGCTGTATATGCCTCGGAAGCTACCGGTATGAATATCTCCGTGGGACGTATCTCTTTGTCTTTTCCGTTGAATTTGGTGGTGACCGATGTAGATGCCGCTTCCCCGCATAAGGATACGTTGCTCAGTGTGCGCCGCCTGCAAGTGAATGTGCAGTTGCTGCCACTGCTGAAAAAGCAGGTGGAAGTGGATGGCATATCCCTGCAAGGAGCCACAGTGAATTCTAATGACTTGATACATGGCATGAGGTTGAACGGTACTTTGGGGGAATTGTTCATCTCCAGTCATGGAGTGGCGCTGGACCCCGAAACTGCCATCGTTAACAAAGTCTTGTTGAAAGATACGGATTTATCTCTCTGCCTGAATGACACCGCTGCGGCCGATACGGCTGCAAGCGACACCACCTATTGGAAAATAATATTGCAGGATATTGATTTGCAGAATGTATCCTTTGCGTTGGATATGCCTTTGGACAGTTTGTCATTGGCGGCTTCGCTGGATAATGCCACACTGCGCGACGGGCTGATAGACTTGCATAAATCGGCCTATTCGCTGCAAACTTTCCGGATAAAGAACGGGCGCGTGCGCTATGACAGCGGGAGGCCGAGTGCCACCGCATCTGCCGACAGCTTGTCCGCCGGACTGGATCCGTCCCATATTGCCTTGACGGATATCGGTGTGAAGCTGGACTCCCTGTACTACGAAGGCAGGAATATGAAAGCCATCATCAGTCAGTTTGTGCTGAAAGAGCGTTCGGGGGTGGAGATCGTTTCTACCGAAGGGCGGCTGGTATCCAATGACAAGGTGCTGCGTGTGCCTTCATTGAAACTGGAAACCCGGGATTCTTATCTGGAACTGAATGCTGCGATGGATTGGGATGCCTTGGATTTCAAGAAGGAAGGCTTGGTGTCCGCACGCCTGATGGCCGATATCGGAAAACCGGATGTGGTGAGATTCATGGGAAGCATGGATGAAAAGTTTATCCGGAAATATCCTTCCGAACCCCTGCGCATCCGTACAGGGATTGACGGGGATTTGAACAAACTGAAACTGACCACTCTTACCGCAGAACTTCCCGGTGCATTGGAACTGTTCGCCAAAGGTGAGCTGACTAGCCTGACGGACAGCTTGCTGCGTGGAGGAGATATCACGCTGCAAGCTGAAACCAAAGATTTGAAGTTTATCTCCACGTTGGCCGAAGGAATAGAAATTCCATACGGAACGCGCTTGGAGGGTAAATTTACGATGGCGGGCCCTAAAATGGGCACGGACCTGTTGCTGATGCAGCCTGAAGCGCACGCGGTGGCTGTGGCCGACACTATTCCTATAACAGTTTATAATGACAGCATCTCCGTGGCGGATGATTTCAAGATGGAACGGGCGGCCCGTCTGTTTGCCAAATACGACTTGTCGCGTGACAGGTATGAGGCAGACTTGGCTGTCAATCATTTTGACTTGCACCAGTTTATGCCAGCCGATTCTTTGTACACCCTGTCCACCCGTCTGAAAGTGGAGGGGGAAGGTTTTGACTTTTTCTCCCCCCGTACTTATTTCAATGCAAAGGGCGGTATAGACCGTTTTCATTATGGCAGTTATCATTTGACAGGAATCTCACTGGCTGCCGGACTGGAGAAATCGAAGGTACATGCTTCACTGGCAGTGAAAAACTGGACCATGGATATCAAGGCGCATCTGGATGGTATCTTAAAACCTCATGATGTTTCGGGCAACTTGAAAATGGATGTGGCTCATTTGGATTGGCAGGCGCTTCATCTGATGGATACCCGTTTTCAGACCTCCCAGCACTTGGGTGTCCGTTTCAGCAGTGATCTCAGAAAAAGGTATGCCGTAGAAGCCGAGATGACAAATGCCACGATTGTCACTGCCAAACGTACTTCCCATTCCAAGGACCTGTTTGTCGGATTCAGCACTTCCAGAGATTCTACTTCTGCTTATTTACGTGCAGGTGACCTTGATCTGAGCCTGGAAGGAGCAGGGCACATTGAATCTATTTCCGGCAGGGCGGAGATGCTGATGAAGAAATTGACGGAACAATGGAATAGTAAACATATTGAGCAGGAAGAACTTCGGGAATTCCTTCCGGGGCTTTGCCTGAGGATATCTTCAGGTCCCGATAATCCGATAGCCAATTACCTTTCTATGATGGGGTTGTCATACGGCCGTTTGTTTATGGATATGGATTCATCTCCGACAGAGGGATTGAACGGAGAGGCTTATTTATATGGATTGCGTACGGACAGTCTGGTGTTGGATACGATCTATCTGGACGTGCAACAAGACATGAATGGAATAAACCTGCTGAGTGGAGTGGTAAATGGGCCTAAACCGGGGCAGGAAGCGTTTGACGTGACTTTGGAAGGAAATATAGGAAATAATAATGCCCAGCTGTTGGTGCAGTATCTTAATGCCCGTAAGGAACAGGGGGTATATATGGGCGTGACGGCCGACTTGCGCCGTCACGGCATACGCATGAAGGTCTTTCCGGAACACCCCACGCTGGTATACCGTCCTTTTACCGTAAACAGGGATAATTATATTTATCTGGCGGATAACGGGCGGATTCATGCTAATCTGAATTTGCATGACGACCAAGGCTCCGGACTCAGTTTTTATACGAATCGTGAGGATACTATTGCTAAACAGGATATGACTTTTGAACTTTCACGCATTAATTTGAAAGAATTCCGGCGTATTCTCCCTTACATGCCTGATATAGAAGGGTGGATAGGGGCGGAAGCACACTATATAGACTCCGGTCCGTATATGATGGTGAGCAGTGATTTGCGCGTGGACGAATTCAAGTACGAAGGTAGTGCGCTGGGAAATTGGGAATTCAGCGGGGTGTATCTGCCGGGTGAGGAGAAAGATCATCATCTGGACGCTTACATACGCCGTGATGGCAAGGAAATAGCTCATTTGGGAGGTATCTATCTACCTGCTGCGGAAGGGACAGGAAGTCTGAGTGCGGATATGGCTTTTGAGCATTTCCCGCTGAATGTTGTCAATCCGTTTGTTCCCGACCGTATGGTGGAACTGAACGGGGATATTGACGGAACTTTATCCATGAAAGGTGACCCGGCCAAACCCCTGCTGAATGGGGAACTGGCATTGGATTCCGTGACCTTCTTCATGCCGGAAATGTCTGCCATGTTCCGTTTTGACAATGAACCGGTGCAGGTGGTGAACAGTAAGATGATGTTCAAGGATTTTGATATATTCACCAAAGGGAAAACCCCTTTTACGATTAATGGAGAGGTGGACTTCTCGGATTTGGAACGGACGGCGGTGAACCTTAAAATGCATGCCGAGAATTATGAGTTGCTGAATGCTCCCCGTACCAAGCGGGCTATGGTTTACGGCAAGATGTATGTGGACTTTAACGCAACGCTGCGCGGTCCTGTGGAGGAACTGGTGATGCGGGGGAACATGAACATATTGGGGAAAACCAATGTGACCTATGTTCTGAAAGACTCTCCCTTGACGGTGAACGACCGTTTGGGGGATATGGTGACTTTTGTCAATTTTAACGACACAACCTCGGTGGAAGAGTCCTCTGTCCAGCAAATCTCTTTGGGAGGGATGGATGTGGCCATGACCATGCATATAGACCAGGCGGTGCAGGCACGTGTGGATCTGGTGCCGGACGGCTCCAACTATATGTTGCTGGAAGGGGGCGGAGACTTGTCATTCCAGTACACTCCTCAGGGGGATATGTTGCTGACCGGGCGTTATTCTTTGATGAGCGGGGAGATGAAATACCAGATTCCGATTATTCCGCTGAAGACTTTTAATATTCAAAATGGCAGTTATGTGGAGTGGACGGGAAATATCATGAATCCGCAACTGAACATTACCGCGACTGAAAGGGTCCGTGCTTCGGTGGGCGAGGATGGAAAGACTTCGCGTATCGTCGGGTTTGATGTAGGGATCGCTTTGAGCCAGAGTCTGGAGAATCTGGGGCTGGCGTTTACCCTTTCGGCTCCCGAGGATGCGTCTGTGCAAGACCAGCTGAATGCCATGTCGGTGGAGGAACGGGGAAAACTGGCTGTCACCATGCTGGTGACTGGAATGTATATGGCTGAAGGAAACTCTACGGGAGGATTTAATGTGAATAATGCCTTGAACTCATTCTTGCAGAGCGAAATCTCGAATATTGCCGGAAAAGCACTTGATATCAATGTGGGCATGGAAACGGTGGATGATGCCGATAGCGGCGGGAAACGCACGGATTATAACTTCCAGTTCGCCAAACGTTTCTGGAATAACCGCTTCCGTATAGTGGTAGGCGGTAAAGTGTCTACCGGAAGTACGGTACAGCAGGATGAAACCTTTATTGATAATGTATCCATAGAATACCGCCTGGACAACAGCGGTACCCGGTATGTCAAGCTCTTCCACGACAAGAATTATGAGAGTGTGCTGGAAGGTGAGATCATAGAGACCGGTGTGGGTATTGTGCTTCGCAAGAAGATGAGCCACCTGGGCGAACTGTTTATTTTCAAGTCTAAGAAGAAAAAATGA